The following are encoded in a window of Chiloscyllium plagiosum isolate BGI_BamShark_2017 chromosome 11, ASM401019v2, whole genome shotgun sequence genomic DNA:
- the LOC122554315 gene encoding riboflavin-binding protein-like, which yields MQITFLSVSVATFLLAIPCYGDSCISGINHKAMPSPEPDMRECKLYSQSSCCFSNYTEQLAVSPVIKVYNTYWNRCGQLSSSCEEYMKKIDCFYHCSPHAFNWINRNNSYSILAAPVCQSFCDDWFAACRNDLTCARNWISDWEWDDHGNNCRNECIPYHQMYKNGKDLCNNMWGATFNVTSYPCHCLMMDDDDGDMIQQMILSRGTPAPGEMHTELAQVPFCQRRLKNLKERQGVKKEEKGTQ from the exons ATGCAGATCACATTTCTGAGTGTTTCTGTTGCAACATTCCTACTGGCAATTCCTTGCTATGGAGACAGTTGTATATCGGGAATAAATCATAAGGCAATGCCTAGTCCTGAACCAGACATGAGGGAGTGCAAACTGTATTCGCAAT CTTCATGTTGCTTTTCTAACTACACTGAACAACTGGCTGTATCCCCAGTCATTAAGGTATATAATACATATTGGAACAGATGTGGTCAACTGAGTTCAAG CTGTGAGGAGTATATGAAGAAAATAGATTGTTTCTACCATTGCTCACCTCATGCCTTCAACTGGATCAATCGCAATAATTCCTATTCAATTCTTGCAGCTCCAGTCTGTCAGAGCTTTTGTGATGACTG GTTTGCAGCTTGCAGAAATGACCTGACCTGTGCCAGAAATTGGATTTCTGATTGGGAATGGGATGATCATGGAAATAACTGCAGAAATGAATGTATCCCATACCATCAG ATGTACAAGAATGGAAAGGACCTCTGTAATAATATGTGGGGTGCGACATTCAATGTGACTTCATATCCATGTCATTGTCTAATGATGGATGATGATGACGGTGATATGATCCAACAAATGATCCTCAGTAGAGGAACACCAGCTCCAGGTGAAATGCATACAGAACTTGCGCAAGTACCTTTCTGTCAGCGAAGGCTCAAAAATCTGAAGGAAAGGCAAGGTGTGAAAAAGGAGGAAAAAGGGACACAATAG